Genomic segment of Bicyclus anynana chromosome 7, ilBicAnyn1.1, whole genome shotgun sequence:
AAATGAGGTATATATTAACCTAGGTATTTTAATATACAAGGACTCGGAACtctgtaaattattattgacgAAATCTATTTTCCTGTAGGTACTAATGCATAGGTTTTGGAATCAAATTTTCCCTAAAAAACACGTTAATTCTTTTtacaataatgatttttatacaataagcaaaatatgacaaataattATGCTTAGATGTTCCAATAACCTTGAATCATTTTAACGATAAATTAACCAAATAACATCTACAGAACTACACAGATTCAGGCcatattaatatacttaaatgaaaattttaattaaaaaaaaacgatttacaTTCAATCtaaacttactaatattataaagtctgtGGTAGGTATTGCAGGGGTAATCTCTAGGTCTACTCAACCGATATTGAAAAGGTAAAGGGTGAGAAGTTTTTGGGGGTATGAAGAACCTGAGTTGAAGATTcccagtttttttttgttgctttaGATTCGATGCATTACCCGAAATTGGATAAATTTGTGGCACACAAGATTTCCTTGCGAGTGGTACAAGTACATTTCACCTTGGATCCCACTTTCCAGGGTGGTTACAAATGTGAAAGGGCTCTTTTATTCACCGTAAATCTAACACCATCTTCAAGTTCGTGATACCACGCTCTACCAAGAATCTCAGTACCACTGACTCTAAAGCTAGACTCAGAAAAAGACAGTTATGAAgaactgagccgtgatagcccagtggatatgacctctgcctttgattccagagggtgtgggttcgaatccgatcagggacatgcaccaacttttcagttatgtgcattttaagaaattaaatatcacgtctcaagtggtgaaggaaaaacatcgtaaggaaacctgcataccagagaattttcataattatctgcgagtgtgaagtctgcgaatccgcattgggccagcgtggtggacaattggcctaacccctctcattctgaaaggagactcgagctcagcagtgagccgaatgtgggttgataatgatgatgacaaagaaCTGAATATAAGAGATTTAAAGGTGTCGATTTAGATGTTCCGTAAAGATTGGCAAGAATCATGACAGACAGTAATAAgacaaaatatatctatattctatattaatattataaagaggtaaagtttgtaagttagtaagtttgtaacaattctttgaaatggggtaatcttcggaactactggtccgattttaaaaattctttcaccagtagaatgctacgttatcagggagtgctataggctttatatatttatattttatactagcggacgcccgcgacttcgtccgcgtgaaagtcgttgtaaactttcaactatccctatcctaccctaccctaacctacctctaccctactcctaccctaccctaccctatcccaaccctacccctaccctacactacccctaccctacccctaccctactcattaaggcagcacttctttatttattcctcccaccgcgagtcgcgtcgagcgcggcaaccgttacacaataatccatatagcatgaattagtattcacgcgcgatggcttagcgtatttcttgtataactttggtgtttctttatcgatttttatgattatttttttattgaataggtaataatgttaactttcttattagggatgagtgatgagtgttataaacataagagtagacaaatataattagaaagctccgaactgcttaGCTAttgggagttacacgtgttattgtgagtcaaccataaaagatagacatatatatgccgttgtgtttttatagataattttaaggagaacatttccgtcatacatgatttctatgtagctttaaccattaaggctgtacacgcgacggaagcttaaaaaattgagtaacttctcccgttttctcaatatttcttttcactgctctgctcctattgatcgtagcgtaatgaaaagtatactataacctgcccaggagtatgtagaataattgtaccaagtttcgttaaaatccgtcaagtagtttttgtttctataaagaacatacagacagacagacttttggcatcagtatcgatcactaatcaccccctgatagttattttggaaatatatttcatgtacagaattgacctctctacagatttattataagtatagatttctatcatatataactactgagttatcgcgggttttctcttacaggtcggaccgaaaaacttacttattcgcatgcgctgcctcaaccattgcgtataactgaaataaatgtatggaggcattttgaacctttaaaagttctacaaaaaagtccgcgacactatatatctatcttttatattttagcagatatagtacctttagtactttaataaattatttaaatcttaaactaaggtttacgtcattatttacacaactaaacttaaatccttatcaaaataacttatttaataatcacaaggatattatggagataagatttgccctttacagtatgttaattagttaaatagtttcggagataatacaaaatttctgaaagtcgcagaaatgcctctatatgacgccccgcggtttcaattacgtggttcccgttcccgtgtgaatatgaagaccaaacatagcctatgacactcgcaaataatgaagctttctattggtaaaagaattttccaaatcggtccagtagatccagagattacccccgacaaccacacaaactttacctctttatagtattagcatagaagtcgcttgggaaattatagtcttttggtcattgcaccacacacaaaaggctggaccaattttgctgagggtaggtataggataggggtagggaaggggtaggatagagatagggtaggggtaattaagggaaagtgtagggtagggtagggtagggtacggataaggtagaggtagtgtagggtaggggaggagtaggataggggtagggtagggtaaggtagggtaggggtagggtacgggtaaggtagggttagagtagggaaaggttagggtaggggtaaggtaggagtaaggtaggggtagattaggggtagggtagggtaggatagggtatggatagggttagggtaggggtaaggggggaggagggtagggttagcgttagcggtagggtaggagtaaggtaggggagggtagggtaggtttacgagcagggtaaggtagaggtagagaagtttacatcaatttttacgcggacgaagtcgcgggcgtccgctagtatctatatattattatatctatgtaCCACAATAGCTATCTGGCTATTGTGGTAAATCTGACTTCACTTTAGATGTAGAGTAgggtaaaatttcaattttatttaatcaaaacaaaaataatgaacatttttgagttttatttttattatactttgaaACATTGCATGTTTATTTACACAGCTAATAATATACAAGATTcatttagtaataataaatcagACGCTAGTTTTGCTTGAATAAATACTTAACTATTGCAATTAATGTACAAAACACTAAATACATACATGtaaattagtttagtatttgttaagtaaaattaaaaaatacaactttTGGTAAAACTTTTTAAAGCCAGAGAAATTTCGCTATTATAAACTCTATTGTCTTTGAATGAAGTTTATTTGAATTGGAACCTTTTTTGCTTTGGTTAGTCATTACAGTTACATCTCTCTTCTAGATCTGGGTTCTGGCTTTTATATGGctcttaaaacaattttttcaatagttttaAGCCTaccatttttgtattttcatatAACATGAAAATTGGGCCACTGGCTGAAGGTGGCTCAGGCCTGttaaaggtctatgtccagaaGTTGTCATACATTAGCTGTTATGATGGTGaatgatagatagataaatatactttatttgcacaccccaaagacaaatacaagagaaataaaaacatattaagaaaaaatcagcatacaaaaggggGCCACATTGCTATCGctaccatagtattagtaatacacacacatacaaataatttacatcctaatacacaTACATTATTACACaagtacctacaataatgaatataatatatatcaagATATACtaacaaatacattataaaGTCATATTGAAGAATGATGACACATGTCTGAAGTTACACTAGTGATGTAACATCTTGCAGGCATCCGAGGCAAGGGTATGAAGCCTTATCACTACAATTTGAACAGCAAGCCTTCTAATTAACTTTGCATGTTGATTGACAGAAGCAATAAGCAGTAGTATTTCCCCTAATGAGCTAtcattaagtattaattaaCTCTAAACTACTACACTTCAACAGTaactgtttataattattagttatagtagttcattagtttaaaaataattcttcaGTGAATAAACGCTAACTTCTATTCCAGTATTCTACACAATTTCTAGAACATTTAAGTtatactacataatatattatgcttCACTTGTGAATGGGTACAGGGACTACAGTGTTATTTGAatgagttttaaattttttcaagacGATCTAACAGTTCCAATATAGGATTAGGAGTTTTCGGTCACAATCCAAACGCATCATCACAATCTGTTTCATTTTCGTTTTCCTTGTCAGATGGCTGTAGTCCTTCATCTTGCATGCAATCCAATGAAAGCCTCTCTATATCATCCCAAGATAACTTATTAAAGTTCTCCTCCAGTACTTTTATAAAGGCATTTGCTTTAACCCTAGCTTCAGTCTCTGAAATGCCAGTCTTTTTAAAGTACCTCGTAGCCACCTCTAATAAGCCATCAGGCTTCTTTACCACTAAATTTAGCTTCGTGCCGTTTTTTAT
This window contains:
- the LOC112047387 gene encoding ubiquitin-like protein 4A-B is translated as MNITIKQLQGGECSIEVTPTTKILDIKHQIAIKLRIPVEEQKLLLLGRALTDDHYVESYPSIKNGTKLNLVVKKPDGLLEVATRYFKKTGISETEARVKANAFIKVLEENFNKLSWDDIERLSLDCMQDEGLQPSDKENENETDCDDAFGL